A single region of the Halobacterium wangiae genome encodes:
- a CDS encoding thioredoxin family protein produces MTLNTMEPNPTWGADAYPEVVEAFSDLDDDAVVRVWGADWCGDCRSQLPDFAAALEAAGVENVETYPVEREDGEKVGPQVEAYDVTLIPTIVVERDGEEVARFVEEEPTSPEVYLADRLSD; encoded by the coding sequence ATGACACTGAACACGATGGAGCCGAACCCGACGTGGGGTGCCGACGCCTACCCGGAGGTCGTCGAAGCGTTCTCGGACCTCGACGACGACGCGGTCGTGCGGGTGTGGGGCGCGGACTGGTGTGGCGACTGCCGCTCGCAGCTCCCGGACTTCGCCGCGGCGCTCGAGGCGGCGGGCGTCGAGAACGTCGAGACGTACCCCGTCGAGCGCGAGGACGGGGAGAAAGTCGGTCCGCAGGTCGAAGCGTACGACGTCACGCTCATCCCGACCATCGTCGTCGAGCGCGACGGCGAAGAGGTCGCCCGGTTCGTCGAAGAAGAACCCACGAGCCCCGAGGTGTACCTCGCGGATCGGCTCAGCGACTGA
- a CDS encoding thioredoxin domain-containing protein: MTDPTRRNRLDEAASPYLRQHADNPVNWQPWDEAAFAAAQERDVPIFLSIGYSACHWCHVMEEESFSDDDVAEALNEHFVPVKVDREERPDVDSLYMKVCQVVRGGGGWPLSAFLTPDRKPFFVGTYFPKEARRGQPGFTQLLDDVADSWQTERDDLEDRAEQWLGAAKGELEDLPDAADLGESSPLDDAADALARTADRDNGGFGRAPKFPQAGRVDAMLRAQESADDQYGTVAREALDAMASGGLYDHLGGGFHRYCTDADWTVPHFEKMLYDQATLARTYVDGYRVFGDERYADVVAETLAFVDRELGHPDGGFYATLDARSPPLDDPEGEREEGAFYVWTPAQVDEAVADYADEAPADADPADLAALFCARYGVDEAGNFEHGQTVLTVSATPEALAAEFDYTEDEVADLLAAAETRLRAARADRPRPARDDKVLAGWNGLMARAYAEAGLAFDDANERASDEGDSYSERAADAVDYVRSELWDGERLARRVIQGNVAGVGYAEDYAYLAAGALATYEATGDHAHLGFALDLVDALLDACYDDETGALYQTPASVQDVDVRSQAVDGGPTPSPVGVAAETLLALDAIDPDAGYADAAEAMLERYGERVQRSPAAHPTLVLAADTHAVGHREVTVAADSLPEDWRRTVGTAYLPDRLLSRRPRTDGELDEWLDSLEIDGAPPVWADRESVEGPTAYVCRRACSPPLSSAEEIEEWLAEFSR, encoded by the coding sequence ATGACCGACCCGACGCGCCGAAACCGACTCGACGAGGCGGCGAGCCCCTACCTCCGCCAGCACGCCGACAACCCCGTCAACTGGCAGCCGTGGGACGAGGCGGCCTTCGCGGCAGCACAGGAGCGCGACGTCCCCATCTTCCTCTCTATCGGCTACTCCGCGTGCCACTGGTGTCACGTGATGGAGGAGGAGTCGTTCTCCGACGACGACGTCGCCGAGGCACTCAACGAGCACTTCGTTCCGGTGAAAGTCGACCGGGAGGAGCGTCCGGACGTGGACTCGCTGTACATGAAGGTCTGTCAGGTCGTCCGGGGCGGCGGCGGGTGGCCGCTGTCGGCGTTCCTCACGCCCGACCGGAAGCCGTTCTTCGTGGGGACGTACTTCCCGAAGGAGGCCAGGCGAGGCCAGCCAGGGTTCACGCAGTTGCTCGACGACGTGGCCGACTCCTGGCAGACCGAGCGCGACGACCTGGAGGACCGCGCCGAGCAGTGGCTCGGCGCGGCGAAGGGCGAACTGGAGGACCTCCCGGACGCCGCGGACCTCGGCGAGTCCAGTCCGCTCGACGACGCCGCTGACGCGCTCGCTAGGACTGCCGACCGCGACAACGGCGGCTTCGGACGCGCGCCGAAGTTCCCGCAGGCGGGTCGCGTCGACGCGATGCTCCGCGCTCAGGAGTCCGCCGACGACCAGTACGGGACCGTCGCTCGCGAAGCACTCGACGCGATGGCAAGCGGCGGCCTCTACGACCACCTCGGCGGGGGTTTCCACCGCTACTGCACGGACGCCGACTGGACGGTCCCGCACTTCGAGAAGATGCTGTACGACCAGGCCACGCTCGCCCGGACGTACGTGGACGGCTACCGGGTGTTCGGCGACGAGCGCTACGCCGACGTCGTCGCGGAAACGCTGGCGTTCGTCGACCGCGAACTCGGCCACCCGGATGGCGGCTTCTACGCGACGCTCGACGCGCGCAGTCCGCCGTTGGACGACCCCGAGGGAGAGCGCGAGGAGGGCGCGTTCTACGTCTGGACGCCCGCACAGGTCGACGAGGCGGTCGCCGACTACGCCGACGAGGCGCCCGCCGACGCGGACCCGGCCGACCTCGCAGCCCTGTTCTGCGCTCGCTACGGTGTCGACGAGGCCGGCAACTTCGAGCACGGCCAGACCGTGCTGACCGTCTCCGCCACTCCCGAAGCACTCGCTGCGGAGTTCGACTACACCGAGGACGAGGTAGCCGACCTGCTCGCGGCCGCGGAGACCAGACTCCGCGCCGCACGCGCCGACCGCCCGCGGCCCGCCCGCGACGACAAGGTGCTCGCCGGCTGGAACGGACTGATGGCGCGAGCCTACGCGGAGGCTGGCCTCGCGTTCGACGACGCGAACGAGCGTGCGAGCGACGAAGGCGACTCCTACTCCGAGCGCGCGGCCGACGCCGTCGACTACGTCCGCTCTGAACTGTGGGACGGCGAGCGTCTGGCGCGCCGGGTCATCCAGGGGAACGTCGCTGGCGTCGGCTACGCTGAGGACTACGCCTACCTCGCGGCCGGCGCGCTGGCGACCTACGAGGCGACCGGCGACCACGCGCACCTCGGGTTCGCACTCGACCTGGTGGACGCCCTCCTTGACGCCTGTTACGACGACGAGACGGGCGCACTCTACCAGACACCGGCGTCCGTCCAGGACGTCGACGTGCGCTCGCAGGCGGTCGACGGCGGGCCGACACCCTCGCCAGTGGGCGTCGCCGCCGAGACGCTACTCGCACTCGACGCGATCGACCCCGACGCCGGCTACGCGGACGCAGCCGAGGCGATGCTCGAACGGTACGGCGAGCGCGTCCAGCGCAGTCCCGCTGCCCACCCGACACTCGTCCTCGCCGCCGACACGCACGCCGTCGGCCACCGCGAGGTCACGGTCGCCGCGGACTCGCTGCCCGAGGACTGGCGGCGAACGGTCGGCACCGCGTACCTGCCGGACCGGCTGTTGAGTCGCCGACCGCGGACCGACGGCGAACTGGACGAGTGGCTCGACTCCCTCGAAATCGACGGTGCACCCCCCGTCTGGGCCGACCGGGAGAGCGTCGAAGGCCCGACCGCCTACGTCTGTCGGCGCGCGTGCTCGCCACCGCTGTCCTCGGCAGAAGAGATCGAGGAGTGGCTCGCGGAGTTCAGTCGCTGA
- the purD gene encoding phosphoribosylamine--glycine ligase → MTERVLLVGGGGREHAIADALAPDCDLYACASNRNPGIDRLAEAFRALDPSDTDAVVDYAEEVEATLVVVGPEGPLAAGVVDALEDAGIYAFGPKQAEARIETDKPFQREFMAEADVPGQADFETFTDAEAAADYVETVAGHVAVKPAGLTGGKGVRVTGDQVTKAEAAEYVRSAGHDEWVIEERLVGEEITVQAFVANGEFRATPVAHDHGRAYEDDEGPNTGGMGSIAGPEKLLPFVTEAEYEAALETIDAVVEGLPDYRGILYGQFMLTPEGPKVVEFNARFGDPEAMNTLPAMETPLLDVLTAARDDDPLPDLEFADVATVCKYAVPEGYPTNPEGGVRLTVDESSVGDAQLFYASVDARDDGVYTTTSRSFAVVGTGDTLAEANAEAEAALTDLPEGLRVRHDIGSEELLQRRVDHLAELRGE, encoded by the coding sequence ATGACCGAACGCGTCCTGCTCGTCGGTGGCGGCGGCCGCGAGCACGCCATCGCCGACGCGCTGGCCCCCGACTGCGACCTCTACGCCTGCGCGAGCAACCGTAACCCCGGTATCGACCGCCTCGCTGAGGCGTTCCGGGCGCTCGACCCGAGTGACACCGACGCAGTAGTCGACTACGCCGAGGAAGTCGAGGCGACGCTCGTCGTCGTCGGCCCCGAAGGCCCACTCGCCGCGGGCGTCGTGGACGCGCTCGAAGACGCCGGCATCTACGCCTTCGGCCCGAAGCAGGCCGAGGCCCGCATCGAGACGGACAAGCCGTTCCAGCGGGAGTTCATGGCCGAGGCGGACGTCCCTGGACAGGCAGACTTCGAGACGTTCACCGACGCCGAGGCGGCCGCCGACTACGTCGAGACCGTCGCTGGCCACGTCGCCGTCAAGCCCGCCGGTCTCACCGGCGGCAAGGGTGTCCGCGTCACCGGCGACCAGGTGACGAAGGCGGAGGCCGCGGAGTACGTCCGTAGCGCGGGCCACGACGAGTGGGTCATCGAGGAGCGACTGGTCGGCGAGGAGATCACCGTCCAGGCGTTCGTCGCGAACGGGGAGTTCCGCGCGACTCCCGTAGCCCACGACCACGGCCGCGCCTACGAGGACGACGAGGGTCCGAACACGGGCGGTATGGGCAGCATCGCCGGTCCCGAAAAACTGCTGCCGTTCGTCACCGAGGCGGAGTACGAGGCCGCCCTCGAGACGATAGACGCGGTGGTCGAGGGACTCCCCGACTACCGCGGCATCCTCTACGGCCAGTTTATGCTCACCCCCGAGGGCCCGAAGGTCGTCGAGTTCAACGCGCGCTTCGGCGACCCGGAGGCGATGAACACGCTACCAGCAATGGAGACGCCGCTGCTCGACGTGCTCACCGCGGCGCGGGACGACGACCCGCTCCCCGACCTCGAGTTCGCCGATGTCGCGACCGTCTGCAAGTACGCCGTCCCCGAGGGCTACCCGACGAACCCGGAGGGCGGTGTCCGCCTCACCGTCGACGAGTCGTCGGTCGGTGACGCCCAGCTGTTCTACGCGAGCGTCGACGCGCGCGACGACGGCGTCTACACGACGACCTCGCGGTCGTTCGCCGTCGTCGGCACCGGCGACACGCTCGCGGAAGCGAACGCGGAGGCCGAGGCAGCACTCACCGACCTCCCCGAGGGCCTGCGGGTCCGCCACGACATCGGGAGCGAGGAACTGCTCCAGCGCCGCGTCGACCACCTCGCCGAACTGCGCGGCGAGTAG